Proteins encoded together in one Candidatus Zixiibacteriota bacterium window:
- a CDS encoding GYD domain-containing protein, protein MATYISLVSYTQKGIENIKESPSRLDAAKELFRAIGGELKEFYLVMGQYDMIVISEAPDDETAARAALTLGSAGSVRTETFRAFTEDEYRKIIESLP, encoded by the coding sequence ATGGCTACTTATATCAGTTTGGTCAGCTATACGCAAAAAGGCATTGAGAATATAAAGGAGAGCCCTTCACGGCTCGACGCCGCTAAAGAACTATTTCGAGCAATAGGTGGTGAACTTAAAGAGTTCTATTTGGTAATGGGGCAATATGATATGATCGTCATTAGCGAAGCACCGGATGATGAGACGGCAGCAAGGGCGGCCCTCACGCTCGGTTCGGCGGGTTCAGTCCGCACAGAAACCTTTCGGGCATTTACAGAGGACGAATACAG